From Xylanibacillus composti, the proteins below share one genomic window:
- a CDS encoding carbohydrate ABC transporter permease translates to MLTQRKRSEWLRQAVFVGPGLLCFSVIVFIPFLLGFYYSFTEWNGLDLDKAKWIGWSNFERIFTNDEKFWAAFWFTVRFTVTTVVLANVLAFFLALMLIQPLKSRGLLRTVFFLPNVIGGILLGFIWQFIFTRGFNTIGKLTGWPLFELPWLGTPSTGFWGLVIVFVWQTAGYMMVIYIAALVGVPKDLLEAAKIDGASYWQSVRRVLVPLIMPAITVCLFLTVSNAFKMFDLNLSLTKGGPGTSTQSLAYNIYAEALVNNRYGLGTAKAMLFFLAVSLITVTQVWFTKRKEVEA, encoded by the coding sequence ATGCTCACACAGAGAAAAAGATCGGAATGGCTGAGGCAGGCCGTTTTTGTCGGGCCGGGACTGCTGTGCTTCAGCGTCATTGTGTTTATTCCTTTTTTGCTGGGATTCTATTATTCGTTCACCGAATGGAACGGACTGGATCTGGATAAGGCGAAATGGATCGGATGGAGCAACTTTGAGCGCATCTTCACGAACGACGAGAAGTTTTGGGCGGCATTCTGGTTCACGGTGCGCTTCACAGTAACGACCGTCGTGCTGGCTAATGTGCTGGCCTTCTTCCTGGCGCTCATGCTGATCCAGCCATTGAAGTCGCGGGGGCTGCTGCGCACGGTTTTCTTCCTGCCGAATGTAATCGGCGGCATCTTGCTTGGTTTCATCTGGCAGTTCATCTTCACGAGGGGGTTCAATACGATCGGCAAGCTGACAGGGTGGCCCCTGTTCGAGCTGCCTTGGCTGGGAACGCCCAGTACGGGATTTTGGGGACTGGTCATCGTCTTCGTCTGGCAGACGGCCGGTTATATGATGGTCATCTATATCGCGGCGCTGGTTGGTGTGCCGAAGGACCTCCTGGAGGCGGCCAAGATCGACGGGGCAAGCTACTGGCAGTCGGTGCGCCGGGTGCTCGTTCCGCTCATTATGCCAGCGATCACCGTATGCCTGTTCCTGACAGTCTCGAACGCCTTCAAGATGTTCGACTTGAACCTGTCGCTGACGAAGGGCGGACCGGGCACCTCGACCCAGTCGCTCGCTTACAACATCTATGCCGAGGCGCTGGTCAATAACCGGTACGGACTCGGCACAGCCAAGGCGATGCTGTTCTTCCTCGCCGTGTCGCTGATTACGGTGACGCAGGTGTGGTTCACGAAGCGCAAGGAGGTGGAAGCCTGA
- a CDS encoding carbohydrate ABC transporter permease: protein METKQPYSIRLFGIELSAGLLALLFLAPFYFVIVNSLKTLGEIIVDAASLPVTYHFANYAKVWSIIEFPKVLWNSFLITGLSVAGIVMLSSMTAYQLVRRPTWFNNVLFVLFISSMIIPFQSVMLQLVRVTSLLELRGNLIGIVVCYLGFGIALSMFLFHGFIKNVPLEIEEAAVVDGCSPYGVFWKIVFPLLRPIMVTVMILNSLWIWNDYLLPVLIIGSNRELTTIPLAITKFFGQYTKQWDLALAGLTLGVTPIIAFFLLLQKHIIEGITAGSVKG, encoded by the coding sequence ATGGAGACGAAGCAGCCTTATTCGATCCGCTTGTTCGGCATCGAGCTTTCGGCTGGACTGCTGGCGCTGCTCTTTTTGGCGCCGTTCTATTTCGTCATTGTCAACTCGCTCAAGACACTCGGCGAAATTATCGTCGATGCGGCCTCCCTGCCGGTCACGTACCATTTCGCCAACTACGCCAAGGTATGGTCGATCATTGAGTTCCCCAAGGTATTGTGGAATTCGTTCCTGATCACGGGCCTGAGCGTAGCCGGGATTGTTATGTTGTCCTCGATGACGGCCTATCAGCTGGTGCGGCGGCCGACCTGGTTCAACAACGTGCTGTTTGTCCTGTTCATCTCCTCGATGATCATCCCGTTCCAGTCGGTGATGCTGCAGCTGGTGCGGGTGACCAGCCTGCTGGAACTTAGGGGCAACCTGATCGGAATCGTGGTATGCTATCTCGGCTTCGGCATTGCGCTGTCGATGTTTTTGTTCCATGGCTTTATCAAGAACGTGCCGCTTGAAATTGAGGAGGCAGCCGTTGTCGACGGCTGTTCGCCATATGGTGTGTTCTGGAAAATCGTATTTCCGCTGCTGCGCCCGATCATGGTCACGGTGATGATTTTGAACAGCCTATGGATTTGGAACGATTATTTGCTTCCGGTGCTCATTATCGGCTCCAATCGCGAGCTGACAACGATTCCTCTTGCGATCACGAAGTTCTTCGGGCAATATACGAAGCAGTGGGATTTGGCGCTGGCCGGGTTGACGCTTGGCGTGACGCCGATTATTGCGTTTTTCCTGCTGCTGCAAAAGCACATTATCGAAGGCATTACGGCTGGCTCGGTGAAAGGCTAA
- a CDS encoding ABC transporter substrate-binding protein — MKRWSIMLLAAVLVLVMAACSGSNGANGGGSGGNQADAGNDEAPKKDVTIKMFQFKVEIADALNQMAAEYEQETGVKVIVETHGGGEDYNALLKAEIASGSEPEIFNSEGFAALEAYYDRAEDLSGESWAKDVIPSAAAPAQVDGKLLGMPMNIEGYGINYNKELFQQAGIEELPTTLSELEEVAQKLEAAGITPFATTNEWWSIGQHTINIGLAEQADPVAFIEDTKSGDASFVGNEVFEKWINYVDLVFKYSQSDKLTTDYATQVALFATGQAAMIQQGNWIQGDIDKVAQLDIGVMPIPIDDSGNARIYTGPANFWIVNSKSKHPEEAKAFLEWMVTSETGKRYLTEEFQFIPALTTIEANSEDIGQLGEGVSQLAANAGGWHWGRYPDGIIQGWGAAMQEYQGGTIGKEELFEKFDKAIQDIVQR; from the coding sequence ATGAAAAGATGGTCGATCATGCTGCTGGCAGCCGTTCTTGTGCTCGTGATGGCGGCATGCAGCGGCAGCAATGGAGCGAATGGCGGAGGAAGCGGGGGCAATCAGGCGGATGCCGGGAACGACGAGGCACCGAAGAAGGATGTCACGATCAAGATGTTCCAGTTCAAGGTCGAGATCGCCGATGCGCTGAATCAGATGGCGGCGGAATATGAGCAGGAGACCGGCGTGAAGGTTATTGTGGAAACGCACGGCGGCGGTGAAGATTACAATGCGCTGCTGAAGGCGGAGATTGCGTCCGGGTCTGAGCCGGAAATTTTCAACTCCGAAGGATTTGCCGCTTTGGAGGCGTACTATGACCGGGCGGAAGATCTGTCGGGCGAGTCTTGGGCGAAGGACGTGATTCCTTCCGCTGCGGCCCCGGCCCAGGTGGACGGCAAGCTGCTCGGCATGCCAATGAATATTGAAGGCTACGGCATCAATTACAACAAAGAGCTGTTCCAGCAAGCAGGCATTGAGGAGCTTCCGACTACGCTGTCGGAGCTGGAGGAAGTAGCGCAGAAGCTTGAGGCGGCAGGCATTACGCCGTTCGCCACGACGAATGAATGGTGGTCAATCGGCCAGCACACGATCAACATCGGTCTGGCGGAGCAAGCGGACCCGGTTGCTTTCATCGAAGATACGAAGAGCGGCGACGCTTCCTTCGTCGGCAACGAGGTGTTCGAGAAGTGGATCAACTATGTCGATCTCGTGTTCAAGTACAGCCAGTCCGACAAGCTGACGACCGATTACGCGACACAGGTCGCACTGTTCGCAACTGGTCAGGCGGCGATGATTCAGCAGGGCAACTGGATTCAGGGCGACATCGACAAGGTCGCGCAGCTGGATATCGGCGTGATGCCGATCCCGATTGACGACAGCGGCAATGCGCGGATCTATACAGGTCCGGCGAACTTCTGGATCGTCAACAGCAAGTCCAAGCATCCGGAGGAGGCCAAGGCGTTCCTGGAGTGGATGGTCACTTCCGAGACAGGCAAGCGCTACTTGACGGAGGAATTCCAATTCATTCCGGCGCTGACGACAATCGAGGCGAACTCAGAGGACATCGGCCAACTAGGCGAAGGCGTATCCCAGCTTGCCGCTAACGCAGGCGGCTGGCATTGGGGCCGCTATCCGGACGGCATCATCCAGGGCTGGGGCGCGGCCATGCAGGAATATCAAGGCGGCACGATCGGCAAGGAGGAGTTGTTCGAGAAGTTCGACAAGGCGATCCAGGACATCGTCCAGCGGTAA
- a CDS encoding transcriptional regulator, with translation MGLFEDTYEKWLADHVEGESNRRRRELLRKGLGHGTVEFLRSIWFPVFGNLDHLYPEYEVRDFNNGYRYLDLAFMPGSAKGCIEIQGYRSHARDVDASRFKDLCMKHALLALDDWLFLPVAYLSIQEDPSVCKQLVLSFAGKLLSMETPAALNWAEAETVRFARRLMRPFDSRELAAHLRKTERYARSVLHDLVHSQHLIVSSGTQRYRTFQVPEVDSVHPTRRSR, from the coding sequence ATGGGGTTGTTCGAGGATACGTATGAGAAATGGCTTGCCGATCATGTAGAGGGAGAATCCAATCGTAGAAGAAGGGAATTGTTGAGAAAAGGGCTGGGGCATGGTACTGTAGAGTTTTTGCGTTCAATCTGGTTTCCTGTCTTCGGCAATCTGGATCACTTGTACCCCGAATATGAAGTGAGAGACTTCAATAACGGCTATCGCTATTTGGACTTGGCTTTTATGCCGGGCAGCGCTAAGGGGTGTATCGAGATACAGGGATATCGTTCACATGCGCGGGATGTGGATGCCAGCCGATTCAAGGATTTGTGCATGAAGCATGCTCTGCTCGCATTGGACGATTGGTTGTTTCTTCCTGTGGCCTATTTGTCCATACAAGAGGATCCCAGTGTCTGCAAACAGTTGGTCTTGTCTTTTGCCGGGAAGCTGCTCTCGATGGAAACTCCTGCAGCTTTGAATTGGGCTGAAGCGGAAACGGTGCGGTTCGCCCGCAGGCTTATGCGCCCATTCGATTCCCGCGAGCTTGCCGCGCATCTTAGGAAAACGGAGCGCTACGCAAGAAGTGTGCTGCATGATTTGGTGCATAGTCAGCATCTGATTGTATCCAGCGGGACACAACGTTATCGCACCTTTCAAGTGCCGGAGGTGGATTCAGTACATCCAACCAGACGCAGCCGATGA
- a CDS encoding tyrosine protein kinase, whose protein sequence is MNKYHGNRQTPKYVDPAAKAKTKALFGPQEPPYSQQSYLPPQQNTGQFLGGGGFGGQPPAGGGFGGFGGGAGGGSGGGLGNFNLGEMKQMIDRLGGIDGIMNTVTKLNKMMQTFQQMGPMLKLLAGSFLPKAATNDADDDYDFDRPRRRRRRRRRSSKRRRRTTHTRR, encoded by the coding sequence ATGAACAAATACCATGGAAATCGACAAACGCCAAAGTATGTGGATCCTGCCGCCAAAGCCAAGACAAAGGCCCTGTTCGGCCCGCAAGAGCCCCCTTATTCGCAGCAGTCCTACTTGCCGCCGCAACAGAACACCGGCCAGTTCCTGGGTGGAGGCGGATTTGGCGGCCAGCCTCCTGCAGGAGGCGGATTCGGGGGATTCGGCGGCGGAGCGGGCGGCGGTTCAGGCGGCGGACTGGGCAACTTCAATCTCGGCGAGATGAAGCAGATGATTGATCGGCTCGGCGGCATCGACGGCATCATGAATACCGTCACTAAGCTCAACAAGATGATGCAGACCTTTCAGCAGATGGGTCCGATGCTCAAGCTGTTGGCCGGCTCCTTCCTGCCCAAGGCCGCCACGAACGACGCCGATGACGACTACGACTTCGACCGCCCGAGACGCCGCAGACGCAGACGCCGCCGTAGCAGCAAACGCAGACGCAGAACAACCCACACCCGCCGCTAA
- a CDS encoding YerC/YecD family TrpR-related protein gives MQLKKLNDKTVDQLFEAILTLKDVEEAYVFFDDLCTVNEIQSLAQRLEVARMLRKGNTYNQIEAETGASTATISRVKRCLNYGNDGYKLALERLNR, from the coding sequence ATGCAGCTTAAGAAATTGAATGACAAAACTGTGGACCAATTGTTTGAAGCTATTTTGACATTGAAGGACGTGGAAGAGGCGTATGTGTTCTTCGACGATTTGTGCACCGTCAATGAAATCCAGTCGCTTGCTCAGCGTCTCGAAGTAGCCCGCATGCTGCGCAAAGGCAATACGTATAATCAGATTGAAGCGGAGACGGGGGCCAGCACGGCCACAATCTCGCGAGTGAAGCGCTGCTTGAATTACGGCAACGACGGATATAAACTGGCATTAGAACGCTTGAACCGATAA
- a CDS encoding sirohydrochlorin chelatase, producing MGRTGILVISHGSRDPRWVAMVDDAVAKVVLPENTVIISAFLEIVEGRLIQDGINRLEELGVQMIVAVPLFMSSGSTHVDEIAYALGVQEEARTDTDLERFRVRVPIRMVPPMDDDPEVLQMLGDRIQTLSVQPARELLVLVGHGSREPGFYTAYRNGLTRLAQALQATGGFAQSGFALLLPDQLACKLSAWQRKYPELRPVVVPVFLSEGYFTKHVIPERMKGYTILYNGKALLPHPVASRWLERRIADALNEGSEAL from the coding sequence ATGGGCAGGACAGGGATTCTTGTCATCAGTCACGGCTCACGCGATCCCCGGTGGGTCGCCATGGTGGATGACGCTGTGGCGAAGGTGGTCCTTCCTGAGAATACGGTGATCATATCTGCTTTTCTGGAGATCGTCGAGGGACGGCTCATTCAAGACGGCATCAATCGGCTGGAGGAGCTGGGCGTACAGATGATCGTGGCGGTGCCGCTGTTCATGTCTTCTGGCAGCACGCACGTTGACGAAATCGCCTATGCGCTCGGCGTTCAAGAGGAGGCCCGTACAGATACCGATCTCGAGCGATTTCGGGTTCGGGTCCCGATTCGCATGGTGCCGCCCATGGATGATGATCCGGAAGTGCTGCAGATGCTCGGGGATCGCATACAGACGCTTTCCGTTCAACCGGCTCGCGAGCTGTTGGTGCTGGTGGGGCACGGCAGCAGGGAGCCGGGTTTTTATACCGCCTACCGAAATGGACTGACGCGATTGGCTCAGGCCCTTCAAGCAACGGGAGGCTTCGCCCAAAGCGGATTCGCCTTGCTTCTGCCGGATCAGCTGGCTTGCAAGCTCTCTGCCTGGCAGCGCAAGTACCCGGAACTTCGGCCTGTCGTCGTGCCGGTTTTTCTAAGTGAGGGATATTTCACGAAACATGTCATCCCGGAGCGAATGAAGGGATACACTATCCTATACAACGGCAAAGCGCTGCTGCCTCATCCGGTAGCCAGCCGGTGGCTGGAGAGGCGGATAGCCGATGCTCTGAATGAAGGAAGCGAGGCCTTGTGA
- a CDS encoding diacylglycerol kinase, with amino-acid sequence MKRRLSDILTRLEQGGLETSCHATIGAGDATLAAAEAIDRGFDLIIAAGGDGTLNEVISGMAVKDQRPPLGILPLGTTNDFARALGIPRQWEQACDIIVRQQTRPIDIGRMNERFFINIAGGGSMTELTYEVPSKLKTMLGQLAYYMKGIEKLPRFRPIHLAIRTDEGEMEGEFMLFLIANSNSVGGFEKLAPQAHMDDGLFDVLLLKRCNLADFIRIATAALRGEHIADSHVVYFQTRHIEVMSEDYTQLNLDGEYGGTLPCRCTILPSHLQVFHDAEGLYKGKLKNGAKANDEQTEGDTHTIEE; translated from the coding sequence ATGAAGCGGCGCTTGTCCGACATCCTGACCCGTCTGGAGCAGGGCGGGCTGGAAACGTCCTGCCATGCCACAATCGGGGCTGGCGATGCAACATTGGCCGCTGCCGAGGCAATTGACCGCGGCTTCGACCTGATCATTGCCGCTGGCGGCGACGGCACATTGAATGAGGTCATCAGCGGCATGGCCGTGAAGGACCAGCGGCCGCCGCTCGGTATTTTGCCGCTGGGCACAACGAATGACTTCGCCCGCGCGCTCGGCATTCCGCGCCAGTGGGAGCAGGCGTGCGACATTATTGTGCGCCAGCAGACCCGGCCTATCGATATCGGGAGGATGAACGAACGCTTCTTCATTAATATAGCCGGCGGCGGATCAATGACCGAGCTTACTTATGAGGTGCCGAGCAAGCTCAAGACCATGCTGGGGCAGCTTGCCTATTACATGAAAGGCATTGAGAAGCTGCCGCGCTTCCGTCCGATCCACTTGGCTATTCGTACCGATGAGGGCGAGATGGAGGGGGAATTCATGCTTTTCCTTATCGCCAACTCCAATTCGGTCGGAGGCTTCGAGAAGTTGGCGCCGCAGGCGCATATGGACGACGGCTTGTTCGACGTGCTGCTGCTGAAGCGCTGCAACCTGGCGGACTTTATCCGAATTGCGACAGCGGCACTGCGCGGGGAACATATTGCGGATTCCCATGTCGTGTATTTCCAGACGCGGCACATTGAAGTGATGTCGGAGGATTATACACAGCTAAACCTGGACGGCGAATATGGCGGCACGCTGCCCTGCCGCTGCACGATATTGCCTTCGCATTTGCAGGTGTTTCATGATGCAGAGGGGCTTTACAAAGGGAAATTGAAAAATGGAGCGAAAGCAAACGATGAGCAAACAGAAGGCGACACGCACACAATCGAAGAATAA
- the rlmD gene encoding 23S rRNA (uracil(1939)-C(5))-methyltransferase RlmD, translated as MERKQTMSKQKATRTQSKNKRGERVAGRADRQQEARSKERAASAAGKACFLSGLPVRKNDEVVADIVGIGHNGEGVGRYQGFTLFIPGALPGEKALARVVKLKKQFGYGKLLEVVEASPDRVAPPCSIYSQCGGCQLQHLDYEAQLRVKRQLVVDNLERIGKLSVMGGAGRNAEDDPSAHASDAAGGEAAERGSEGGLPERDAHIAVPERGAHIEAPERNAHNEALKQDKDKPASDAHKEPPVSDAHEEIPETDVHKNLPERNAHMAAAGSAEPAANGRQSAPGVHVHPTIGMADPWRYRNKAQVPIGEQEGGLVGGFYAQGSHRIIDMAECMIQHEQNDQVVAKVKHIAEELGIRAYDEQTGRGLLRHVVAKYGFATGEIMIVLITNGANIPKRDELIGLLRRDVPGVVSICQNINTDKTNVIFGPETRVLWGSETIRDAIGNVQFLISARSFYQVNPVQTEILYNKALEYAQLTGEETVIDAYCGIGTISLFLAKRAKEVYGVEIVEDAIADARRNAELNDIRNVTFQTGPAEEVIPAWREQGIQPDVIVVDPPRKGCDEALLDTILAMRPARVVYVSCNPSTLARDLRVLEDGGYRTVEVQPVDMFPHTVHVECVIGICRDDT; from the coding sequence ATGGAGCGAAAGCAAACGATGAGCAAACAGAAGGCGACACGCACACAATCGAAGAATAAGCGAGGCGAGCGCGTGGCTGGCAGGGCAGATCGCCAGCAGGAAGCGCGCTCAAAGGAGAGGGCGGCGTCGGCTGCGGGGAAGGCCTGCTTTTTGTCCGGCCTCCCGGTTCGCAAGAACGATGAAGTCGTCGCCGACATTGTCGGGATTGGCCATAATGGAGAAGGCGTAGGGCGCTATCAAGGCTTTACGTTGTTCATCCCCGGCGCGTTGCCCGGCGAGAAGGCGCTGGCGCGGGTCGTGAAGCTGAAGAAGCAGTTTGGCTACGGCAAGCTGCTGGAGGTTGTGGAGGCGAGCCCGGACAGGGTGGCGCCTCCTTGTTCCATTTACAGCCAGTGCGGCGGCTGCCAGCTTCAGCATCTTGATTACGAGGCGCAGCTGCGGGTGAAGCGGCAGCTGGTCGTGGATAATTTGGAGAGAATCGGCAAGCTGTCGGTGATGGGCGGTGCAGGGCGAAATGCTGAGGATGATCCTTCTGCGCATGCAAGTGACGCTGCAGGCGGGGAAGCAGCCGAAAGGGGTTCCGAAGGCGGGCTTCCTGAGCGTGATGCTCATATTGCTGTTCCTGAGCGTGGTGCACATATTGAGGCTCCTGAGCGAAATGCACATAACGAAGCACTTAAGCAAGACAAGGACAAGCCTGCGTCAGATGCTCATAAGGAACCTCCTGTGTCAGATGCTCATGAGGAAATTCCTGAGACAGACGTTCATAAGAACCTTCCTGAGCGAAATGCACATATGGCTGCAGCGGGTTCGGCAGAGCCGGCAGCGAATGGGAGACAGTCCGCTCCCGGCGTACATGTCCACCCTACAATCGGCATGGCCGATCCGTGGCGCTACCGGAATAAGGCGCAGGTGCCGATCGGAGAGCAGGAGGGCGGTTTGGTCGGCGGTTTCTATGCCCAGGGGAGCCATCGCATTATCGACATGGCAGAGTGCATGATTCAGCATGAGCAGAACGATCAGGTCGTGGCGAAGGTGAAGCACATCGCGGAGGAGCTCGGCATCCGTGCATACGATGAGCAGACAGGCCGCGGCTTGCTGCGCCACGTCGTGGCGAAGTATGGATTCGCTACAGGCGAAATCATGATCGTGCTGATCACAAATGGTGCGAACATTCCGAAGCGGGATGAACTGATTGGACTGCTGCGCCGGGATGTGCCCGGTGTCGTCAGCATCTGCCAGAACATCAATACGGACAAGACCAATGTCATCTTCGGCCCCGAGACCCGGGTGCTATGGGGCAGTGAGACGATTCGCGATGCCATCGGCAACGTGCAGTTTCTGATCTCGGCGCGTTCCTTCTATCAGGTGAACCCGGTGCAGACGGAAATCCTGTACAACAAAGCGCTGGAATATGCGCAGCTGACAGGAGAGGAAACGGTGATCGATGCATACTGCGGTATCGGCACGATTTCCTTGTTCCTCGCGAAGCGCGCCAAGGAAGTGTACGGCGTGGAAATCGTAGAGGATGCAATCGCCGATGCGCGCCGCAATGCGGAGCTGAACGATATCCGCAACGTGACGTTCCAGACCGGTCCGGCTGAGGAAGTCATCCCCGCTTGGCGGGAGCAGGGCATCCAGCCGGATGTGATCGTCGTCGACCCGCCGCGCAAGGGCTGCGACGAAGCGCTGCTCGACACGATTCTCGCCATGCGCCCCGCGCGCGTCGTCTACGTATCGTGCAACCCGTCTACACTGGCTCGCGATCTCCGTGTGCTGGAGGATGGCGGCTACCGCACTGTCGAGGTGCAGCCGGTGGATATGTTCCCGCATACGGTGCATGTGGAGTGCGTAATAGGAATATGTCGAGACGATACGTAG
- a CDS encoding ParA family protein → MTKVIALANQKGGVGKTTTAVNLGIGLATEGKKVLLVDADAQGNLTDALGYREPDNLSISLATLLVKNMLEESYPPQKGILHHPEGIDLMPGNIELSAVEVSLVNTMSRETILRSYIDKVKKDYDYVLIDCMPSLGMLTINALAAADSVIIPVQAHYLPAKGMTQLLQTVSRVRRQINPKLLVDGVLLTMVDNRTNFAKDISFVLRRDYGDKLRVFQTEIPLSIRAAETSAKGKSIYKHDPNGQVAEAYAAFTKEVKGIGKERRQTRQHQADHSR, encoded by the coding sequence ATGACGAAGGTGATTGCTCTTGCCAATCAGAAAGGCGGTGTCGGCAAAACGACTACGGCTGTTAATTTGGGTATTGGCTTGGCGACTGAAGGTAAAAAGGTTCTTCTAGTGGATGCGGATGCACAAGGCAATTTGACAGATGCGTTGGGTTACCGCGAACCGGATAATTTGTCAATTTCTTTGGCTACACTGCTCGTTAAAAATATGTTGGAAGAATCGTATCCGCCCCAAAAAGGCATTTTGCACCATCCCGAAGGGATTGACCTAATGCCCGGTAACATCGAATTGTCTGCTGTTGAAGTCTCGCTTGTCAATACAATGAGCAGGGAAACGATCTTGCGCTCCTATATAGACAAGGTGAAAAAGGACTATGATTATGTCCTTATTGACTGTATGCCCAGCTTGGGCATGTTGACCATCAATGCACTGGCGGCCGCTGATAGCGTCATCATTCCGGTTCAGGCGCATTATTTACCGGCGAAAGGAATGACGCAGCTTTTGCAAACCGTTTCCCGTGTCCGACGCCAAATCAACCCGAAGTTGCTGGTAGATGGCGTGCTGCTGACGATGGTGGACAACCGGACCAACTTTGCCAAGGATATTTCCTTTGTTCTTCGGCGTGATTATGGAGACAAGCTGCGTGTGTTTCAAACGGAAATTCCGCTTTCCATCCGTGCGGCGGAAACGAGCGCCAAGGGGAAGAGCATTTATAAGCATGATCCGAACGGACAAGTAGCCGAAGCGTATGCGGCATTTACAAAGGAGGTGAAGGGTATTGGCAAAGAAAGACGACAGACGCGCCAGCATCAAGCTGACCACAGTCGATGA
- a CDS encoding ParB/RepB/Spo0J family partition protein, translated as MAKKDDRRASIKLTTVDDLFSTDESRADAQREKVMDIPLSEISDFPDHPFKVKADEAMLEMANSVKQYGVLVPGLVRPKAEGGYEMVAGHRRKKASELAGMETMPCIVRELDDDQATIIMVDSNLQREHIAPSEKAFAYKMKLEAMKRQAGRPSKENVSQVGTQKRSDELLADQVGESRNQIQRYIRLTHLIPSILEMVDEKRIAFNPAVELSYLAEKEQQDLYETIQSEDCTPSLSQALRMKKLSQGGRLNMDVIFSILTEEKPNQREKMHIQRERIDRFFPKNFTEKQKEDLIVQLLESWYRKRQREHGR; from the coding sequence TTGGCAAAGAAAGACGACAGACGCGCCAGCATCAAGCTGACCACAGTCGATGATTTGTTTTCGACCGATGAGAGCCGCGCCGATGCACAGCGGGAAAAAGTGATGGACATCCCGTTGTCAGAGATCAGCGATTTCCCCGATCATCCATTCAAAGTAAAAGCGGATGAAGCGATGCTGGAAATGGCAAATAGTGTGAAGCAATACGGCGTATTGGTTCCTGGATTAGTACGTCCGAAGGCAGAGGGCGGTTATGAGATGGTCGCCGGACATCGGCGGAAAAAGGCGAGCGAGCTGGCGGGTATGGAAACGATGCCTTGCATCGTCCGCGAACTGGACGACGATCAAGCGACCATTATTATGGTGGACAGCAACCTGCAAAGGGAGCATATAGCGCCTAGCGAGAAAGCGTTTGCTTATAAGATGAAGCTGGAGGCGATGAAAAGACAGGCAGGCAGACCAAGTAAAGAAAATGTGTCCCAAGTTGGGACACAAAAACGTTCCGATGAACTGCTAGCAGATCAAGTTGGAGAAAGTCGCAATCAAATTCAGCGGTATATTCGCTTGACTCATTTGATCCCTTCCATTCTTGAAATGGTAGATGAAAAACGGATCGCGTTTAATCCGGCTGTTGAGTTGTCTTACTTGGCCGAAAAAGAGCAGCAAGACCTTTATGAAACGATACAGTCCGAAGACTGTACGCCTTCTTTGTCACAGGCGCTGCGTATGAAGAAACTGAGTCAGGGCGGACGGCTCAATATGGATGTTATCTTCTCGATTTTGACGGAGGAAAAGCCCAATCAGAGGGAAAAAATGCACATTCAGCGGGAGCGCATTGATCGCTTTTTCCCTAAGAATTTCACTGAAAAACAAAAGGAGGACCTTATTGTCCAATTGCTTGAAAGCTGGTATCGCAAGCGGCAGCGCGAACATGGAAGATAA